A genomic window from Bacillus mesophilus includes:
- a CDS encoding ArsR/SmtB family transcription factor, with protein MKKQLDYFEVKSLKQAKVLSHDLRMKIISMFRDEIPRTAKQIADELGMSASKVHYHVKELVKLELLFLTDTKVNGGIIEKYYLPIAKVIRIRLSKTEGEGIFEHHEQSQIINNTLREFGKSFSRSVEEAKTNEEFLKPIFLQINHTMLDEDRDELYEELRLLSEKWSKRIESSNSCDRKGEEYNLLLGFHKVID; from the coding sequence ATGAAGAAACAATTAGATTATTTCGAAGTAAAGAGTCTTAAACAGGCTAAGGTACTATCACATGATTTACGTATGAAAATAATTAGTATGTTTAGAGATGAAATTCCACGAACGGCTAAACAAATCGCAGATGAGTTAGGTATGTCAGCATCAAAAGTGCATTACCATGTAAAGGAACTTGTAAAACTGGAATTATTATTTCTAACTGATACAAAAGTAAATGGAGGAATTATTGAAAAATACTATCTTCCCATCGCAAAGGTAATAAGGATTAGACTTTCAAAAACAGAAGGAGAAGGAATATTTGAACACCACGAACAAAGTCAAATTATAAATAACACACTTCGCGAATTTGGAAAAAGTTTTTCAAGGTCTGTAGAAGAGGCAAAGACAAATGAAGAATTTCTTAAACCAATTTTCCTTCAAATTAATCATACGATGCTGGATGAAGACCGAGATGAGCTTTATGAGGAATTAAGATTGTTATCAGAAAAATGGAGTAAGCGAATAGAGAGTAGCAATTCATGTGATAGAAAAGGTGAAGAGTATAACTTACTTTTAGGCTTTCATAAAGTGATTGATTAG
- a CDS encoding cory-CC-star protein: MEKGITALKKLLQLYDDILSVQHRTEIARELRDEDDLFLLLCMSETLGLPNPAFYYTLELYPYILEKFHDWHLRMGMEKSPLDGIRCC; encoded by the coding sequence ATGGAGAAGGGTATTACCGCTTTGAAAAAGTTGTTACAGCTATATGATGATATTCTGTCTGTACAGCATCGAACGGAAATTGCAAGAGAGCTCAGAGATGAAGATGATTTATTTTTATTACTTTGTATGTCAGAAACGCTAGGGTTACCTAACCCTGCTTTTTATTACACATTAGAGCTATATCCTTATATATTGGAAAAGTTTCATGATTGGCATTTGCGAATGGGAATGGAGAAATCACCACTAGATGGAATACGTTGCTGCTAA
- a CDS encoding class I SAM-dependent methyltransferase: MTYSYTDLLALFGIGGAHPGGLTLTRALLDELKLESSTEFLEVGCGTGQTTAHISNHYPCQLYAIDQHPVMVEKAKKRLAIDEQSRIVEASAENLPFVNQKFDYVLSESVTAFTNINVSLSEYFRVLKDSGQLLLIEMTKLESMSTQESKELLNFYQFREILTEEEWKKRLIEVGFTDIQTFSISLDELLPEEDDFTEFDISPDLDPNLFDILDQHDQLTQHYQNKLGFRVFFCNKS, encoded by the coding sequence ATGACTTATTCATATACAGACCTACTTGCTTTATTTGGTATCGGTGGTGCCCATCCTGGTGGATTAACATTAACAAGGGCTCTCCTAGATGAACTAAAGCTTGAATCTAGCACAGAGTTTTTAGAGGTTGGTTGTGGGACCGGCCAGACAACAGCTCATATCTCAAATCATTATCCATGTCAGCTCTATGCAATTGACCAACATCCTGTCATGGTTGAAAAAGCAAAAAAACGTTTAGCAATTGATGAACAATCAAGAATAGTAGAAGCATCTGCAGAAAATCTTCCCTTTGTAAATCAAAAATTTGATTATGTACTATCAGAATCAGTAACCGCATTTACAAATATCAATGTATCCTTAAGTGAGTACTTCCGAGTTTTAAAGGATAGCGGTCAATTACTTCTTATTGAAATGACAAAACTAGAGTCTATGAGCACACAAGAATCAAAGGAACTACTTAATTTTTATCAATTTAGAGAAATATTAACTGAAGAAGAGTGGAAAAAAAGATTAATAGAAGTTGGTTTTACTGATATACAAACATTTTCTATTTCGCTAGATGAATTATTACCTGAGGAAGACGACTTTACTGAATTTGATATAAGTCCTGATTTGGATCCGAACCTTTTTGATATATTGGACCAACATGATCAACTCACACAGCATTACCAAAACAAGCTAGGTTTTCGTGTATTTTTCTGTAATAAGTCTTAA
- a CDS encoding MFS transporter — MAQKSFKTFLIIWFGQLASVIGSGLTSFSLGVWVFQETGSVTLFSFIIMSAVLPGLLASPIAGYIVDKYKRKTIMIAADCVAGFSTLVIFILLSTGNLEIWHIFVTSGLASFSSSFQLPAYQSTIALLVPKKNLGRANGMVQMADSLSMVVAPLAAGLLLGLIGLNGIILIDFISFFIAITTLIFVKFPELTKMPNKEKSPFLKEAMLGWSYIQNRPALVGMLVYFAFANFLLGYVNVLIQPLILTLGDEKALGMTISIMGVGMLLGGILMSLWGGMQDHIKQFLLFGFISAIGLSIAGMFPSVLVITIGMFISMSLMPFGNAASQTIWQRKVHPSVQGRVFALRRMIALSLAPIAYITAGPVTEKVFNPLMVEGGLLAGSVGAWIGVGDSRGIGLLFLTLGVLWAALSVGFYLHPRIRNLENEVPDAIDEESDLIKVTTKEPKTVAAEL; from the coding sequence ATGGCTCAAAAAAGCTTTAAAACGTTCTTAATTATTTGGTTTGGTCAGCTTGCCTCTGTTATTGGATCAGGTTTAACGTCGTTTTCTTTAGGGGTTTGGGTGTTCCAAGAAACTGGATCGGTTACACTTTTTTCTTTTATTATCATGTCAGCTGTACTTCCGGGACTCCTTGCTTCTCCGATAGCTGGGTATATAGTCGATAAATATAAGCGTAAGACAATAATGATTGCCGCTGATTGTGTGGCTGGGTTTAGCACACTAGTAATCTTTATTCTATTATCAACAGGTAATCTCGAAATTTGGCATATATTTGTGACATCAGGACTTGCTTCCTTTAGTAGTTCATTTCAACTACCAGCCTATCAATCAACGATTGCTTTACTAGTTCCGAAAAAGAACCTAGGTAGAGCAAACGGTATGGTTCAAATGGCAGATTCACTTTCTATGGTCGTTGCTCCATTAGCTGCTGGATTATTATTAGGCTTAATCGGTTTAAACGGGATCATCCTTATTGATTTTATTTCGTTTTTTATAGCCATTACCACGTTGATATTTGTGAAATTTCCAGAACTAACTAAAATGCCTAATAAAGAAAAATCACCATTTTTAAAGGAGGCAATGCTTGGTTGGTCATATATCCAAAACCGACCTGCACTGGTTGGGATGCTAGTGTACTTTGCATTTGCAAACTTCCTTTTGGGTTATGTAAACGTGCTTATTCAGCCACTGATTCTTACTTTAGGGGATGAAAAGGCTCTTGGAATGACTATTTCAATTATGGGAGTTGGTATGCTTCTAGGCGGTATTTTAATGAGTCTTTGGGGCGGGATGCAGGATCATATAAAACAATTTTTGTTGTTTGGTTTCATAAGTGCAATTGGTCTAAGTATTGCTGGAATGTTCCCTTCTGTTCTGGTCATTACAATCGGAATGTTTATCAGCATGTCGCTTATGCCGTTTGGTAATGCTGCAAGTCAAACGATATGGCAAAGAAAGGTCCACCCAAGTGTTCAAGGTAGAGTGTTTGCACTTAGAAGGATGATTGCCCTCTCTCTAGCACCAATTGCCTATATTACAGCTGGACCAGTTACTGAAAAAGTATTTAATCCATTAATGGTCGAGGGTGGGTTACTCGCCGGTAGTGTGGGTGCTTGGATTGGAGTAGGTGATAGCAGAGGAATAGGTCTGCTTTTCTTAACACTAGGAGTACTTTGGGCAGCATTGTCGGTTGGTTTCTATTTACACCCAAGAATTAGAAATTTAGAAAATGAAGTTCCTGACGCTATTGATGAAGAAAGCGATCTTATAAAAGTAACTACGAAAGAACCGAAAACAGTAGCAGCAGAACTATAG
- a CDS encoding ArsA family ATPase translates to MLMNKRIIFVGGKGGVGKSTSAAALALLHAKQNKKTLLISTDPAHNAGDIFHTKLKNKATLVSPNLYAIEIDPTLESTRYIQTVKENIQGVVKSTMVDEVNRQIDAASSSPGAEEAALFDRIVSIILDEGEKYDSIIFDTAPTGHTIRLLTLPELMSVWIDGMLERRKKRNDNYVQLLNDGEPIEDPIYQVLQKRKERFSAVRKILLDKKVTGFIFVLNPERLPILETSKAIMLLHKHQLDVEGLIVNKVLSHEITGDFWKKRKETENEYLGWIRKEFSKQEIHYIPLFETDINSVALLQEYAEKLAEQSSVV, encoded by the coding sequence ATGTTAATGAATAAGAGAATTATTTTTGTGGGAGGAAAGGGTGGTGTCGGAAAATCGACTAGTGCGGCTGCACTTGCCCTTTTACATGCGAAGCAAAACAAAAAGACGTTATTGATATCAACAGATCCAGCTCACAATGCTGGTGACATCTTTCATACAAAGTTAAAAAATAAAGCGACCCTTGTATCTCCTAATTTGTATGCGATTGAAATCGATCCTACGCTAGAATCCACACGTTATATTCAAACAGTAAAGGAAAATATTCAAGGTGTTGTAAAATCAACGATGGTAGATGAGGTTAACAGACAAATAGATGCTGCAAGTTCTTCACCAGGTGCAGAGGAAGCTGCACTATTCGACCGGATTGTATCCATTATTCTAGATGAAGGTGAGAAGTATGATAGCATTATTTTTGATACTGCTCCTACAGGACACACAATCAGGCTGCTAACATTACCAGAATTAATGAGTGTATGGATTGATGGGATGCTAGAACGAAGGAAAAAGCGTAACGACAATTATGTACAGCTTTTAAATGACGGTGAGCCAATTGAGGATCCAATTTATCAAGTATTACAAAAGCGAAAAGAGCGCTTTTCAGCTGTTCGTAAAATTCTGTTAGACAAGAAAGTTACTGGATTTATTTTTGTGTTAAATCCTGAACGCTTGCCTATTCTAGAAACCTCCAAAGCAATTATGCTTCTTCACAAGCATCAGCTAGACGTTGAGGGGCTTATCGTCAATAAAGTGCTGTCACATGAGATTACCGGAGATTTTTGGAAGAAAAGAAAAGAAACAGAGAACGAATATTTGGGGTGGATTCGCAAAGAATTTTCGAAGCAGGAGATTCATTATATTCCCTTGTTTGAAACAGACATTAATTCTGTGGCCTTATTGCAGGAATATGCGGAAAAGCTAGCTGAACAATCTAGTGTTGTGTGA